A window from Elusimicrobiota bacterium encodes these proteins:
- a CDS encoding GAF domain-containing protein translates to MTGIDRLYDVLEFLSTLREPEDAKVWSRVLEKTAASLGAASGGYLCSDAKTRLLTPFHAVGAEASSRVPVPSGEGICGWVARYREPALVADTASEPRYRRELDGPARTLMCLPVFDRLDFAGALVFADKDGGPFTPEDLRFAATVVQQTAMTLRRLRLEGMLNRVTAYNSSILDNLSGGFIAVDLRGHVMICNPAARRILAVQGDVTDLPIENALPNLPDLAAVLRLALSSKQTVKRRDLPWKLDGNPRLLGYSTLLIQDADGKFTGVGVTFQDITKPAAA, encoded by the coding sequence ATGACGGGCATCGACCGGCTCTACGACGTCCTCGAGTTCCTCTCCACGCTGCGCGAGCCCGAGGACGCCAAGGTGTGGTCGCGGGTCCTCGAGAAGACGGCCGCCTCCCTCGGCGCCGCCTCCGGCGGCTACCTCTGCTCGGACGCGAAGACGCGCCTGCTCACGCCCTTCCACGCCGTGGGCGCGGAAGCCTCCTCGCGCGTCCCCGTCCCCTCCGGGGAGGGGATCTGCGGCTGGGTGGCGCGCTACCGCGAGCCGGCCCTGGTCGCGGACACGGCGTCCGAACCGCGCTACCGCCGGGAGCTCGACGGCCCGGCGCGCACGCTCATGTGCCTGCCGGTCTTCGACCGCCTCGACTTCGCGGGAGCGCTCGTCTTCGCCGACAAGGACGGCGGGCCCTTCACCCCGGAGGACCTCCGCTTCGCCGCGACGGTCGTGCAGCAGACCGCGATGACGCTGCGCCGCCTGCGCCTGGAGGGGATGCTCAACCGCGTCACCGCCTACAACTCGAGCATCCTCGACAACCTTTCGGGAGGCTTCATCGCGGTGGACCTTCGCGGGCACGTGATGATCTGCAACCCCGCGGCGCGCCGCATCCTCGCGGTCCAGGGAGACGTGACGGACCTTCCCATCGAGAACGCGCTGCCGAACCTGCCGGACCTCGCGGCGGTGCTGCGCCTGGCGCTCTCGAGCAAGCAGACCGTCAAGCGCCGCGACCTTCCCTGGAAGCTCGACGGGAACCCCCGCCTGCTGGGCTACAGCACGCTCCTCATCCAGGACGCCGACGGGAAGTTCACCGGGGTCGGCGTCACCTTCCAGGACATCACGAAACCTGCGGCCGCCTGA
- a CDS encoding S41 family peptidase gives MKSALTPILSLLLAGTAAAQVTYVPYSAVRGQALGRDNSAPAVGFAVPVKYRMEGPAVEKRTTAPNLTAAHVQRLFEGLAAVEGSSGRVFTLEPKHAQAIKTIFDKLDAQMPEPITAQRWDEIIDVMLKTCRENFAKSGFNWDKTMTQALDEGVMKAQMPPNITEEQANDLMARVIGIMEKVDRKESLSDQQVARLMQGLMMIDSKFVDPISTERWDAILKDMGDLAEKEYAGKGRNWDTVIDHMLQSAMTALKEPHSVYMDPAQAKMLSDSMSGTLIGIGVGVSSDTKGMKLDTIYPGSGAEKAGLREGDVIVWVRDVGQGKVGRSLAGLKLDDAVKLVRGEEGTIVEVKVLRGSETVGPIPVTRSKVELPNVFSKMAAPGIGYVYLLQFSQKSDERVLGAVRELRGKGAKSVILDVRGNPGGIVQMVASIVSEFFKDGDLIVAFKHQGKTAFQAVTEGNGEFVDVPVVVLVDDGSASASEILSGAIQDKRPGYAVIGSRSYGKGTEQVILPQLDGRALKITENRWYTPNDRNIAAQADPKTGLEMPGTGGVVPNLTVEVSEDQRGKIMKSIMQDLFGRKQEGERPRDPVLEKAIEVLSGANAG, from the coding sequence ATGAAGAGCGCCCTGACGCCGATCCTCTCCCTGCTGCTCGCGGGAACCGCCGCCGCCCAGGTCACCTATGTCCCCTATTCGGCCGTCCGGGGACAAGCCCTCGGCCGCGACAACTCCGCCCCCGCCGTCGGGTTCGCCGTCCCGGTCAAGTACCGGATGGAAGGGCCCGCCGTCGAGAAGCGCACGACCGCCCCGAACCTCACCGCGGCGCACGTCCAGCGCCTCTTCGAGGGGCTCGCCGCCGTCGAAGGCTCCTCCGGCCGGGTCTTCACCCTCGAGCCGAAGCACGCTCAGGCCATCAAGACCATCTTCGACAAGCTCGACGCGCAGATGCCCGAGCCCATCACCGCCCAGCGCTGGGACGAGATCATCGACGTCATGCTGAAGACCTGCCGGGAGAACTTCGCGAAGAGCGGCTTCAACTGGGACAAGACCATGACCCAGGCGCTCGACGAGGGCGTGATGAAGGCGCAGATGCCGCCGAACATCACCGAGGAGCAGGCGAACGACCTCATGGCCCGCGTCATCGGCATCATGGAGAAGGTCGACCGCAAGGAGTCTCTCTCCGACCAGCAGGTCGCCCGCCTCATGCAGGGCCTGATGATGATCGACTCGAAGTTCGTCGACCCCATCAGCACCGAACGCTGGGACGCCATCCTCAAGGACATGGGAGACCTCGCCGAAAAGGAGTACGCCGGCAAGGGCCGGAACTGGGACACCGTCATCGACCACATGCTCCAGAGCGCGATGACGGCCCTCAAGGAGCCGCACTCGGTCTACATGGACCCGGCTCAGGCGAAGATGCTCTCGGACTCGATGAGCGGGACGCTCATCGGCATCGGCGTCGGCGTCTCCTCCGACACGAAGGGCATGAAGCTGGACACGATCTACCCCGGCTCGGGCGCCGAGAAGGCGGGTCTGCGCGAGGGCGACGTCATCGTCTGGGTGCGCGACGTCGGACAGGGGAAAGTCGGCCGCTCTCTGGCCGGCCTCAAGCTCGACGACGCGGTGAAGCTCGTGCGCGGCGAGGAGGGGACGATCGTCGAGGTCAAGGTCCTGCGCGGAAGCGAGACCGTCGGCCCCATCCCCGTGACCCGCAGCAAGGTGGAGCTCCCCAACGTCTTCTCGAAGATGGCCGCCCCCGGGATCGGCTACGTCTACCTGCTGCAGTTCTCGCAGAAGAGCGACGAGCGGGTGCTCGGCGCGGTGCGCGAGCTGCGCGGGAAGGGCGCCAAGTCCGTCATCCTGGACGTGCGCGGCAACCCGGGCGGCATCGTCCAGATGGTGGCCTCCATCGTCTCCGAGTTCTTCAAGGACGGAGACCTCATCGTCGCCTTCAAGCATCAGGGCAAGACGGCCTTCCAGGCCGTGACCGAGGGGAACGGCGAGTTCGTCGACGTGCCCGTGGTCGTCCTCGTCGACGACGGCTCGGCCTCCGCCAGCGAGATCCTCTCCGGCGCCATCCAGGACAAGCGGCCCGGCTACGCCGTCATCGGCAGCCGCAGCTACGGAAAGGGCACCGAGCAGGTCATCCTCCCCCAGCTCGACGGCCGCGCGCTCAAGATCACCGAGAACCGCTGGTACACGCCCAACGACCGCAACATCGCGGCCCAGGCCGATCCCAAGACCGGCCTGGAGATGCCGGGCACCGGCGGAGTGGTCCCGAACCTCACCGTCGAGGTCTCCGAGGATCAGCGCGGGAAGATCATGAAGAGCATCATGCAGGACCTCTTCGGGAGGAAGCAGGAAGGCGAGCGCCCCCGGGACCCCGTCCTGGAGAAGGCGATCGAGGTCCTCTCCGGAGCCAACGCCGGATAG
- a CDS encoding N-acetylmuramoyl-L-alanine amidase translates to MNLLLLLFCAAASAQTPPPAVSTATAAETAAGSPAPKKPAVRRRAGAKAVSAQKPAAKEPSRPTGPSVMVVYPPEGQVLDGVRAAFILGAVNAPERPFRVNGVAVKPHPKGGFLAYVPVEPGVFTFRCELDLPGGTTTWTRTVQVRTPAPLPPVDPPAILPETVEPSEDVELRPGDWLTVRMRGSPGLLASYTIHGVAGALPMAESRPGVYEGAWQVRAGDRFQESEVVITLKGTAKSPARATARGRLTVAHQPPGVVAVRSEGIVNVRGAPGQGYILFPPTGTRFLATGRSGRELRVRLSEGLSGWIDERAFEWLPPGTPPPQAVLGDVSLAGGEDSATVVLDLSQKVPFQVDEDPGLSEIRLRLYSTVPHVNWLAYREDDAFVRSVDWTQPENDVVELRVRLGERVWGYDASWKSGQLRLELRRAPRIAPAPSSVFKGRVIALDPGHGPSAPGAVGPRGTWEQDANMRLARDVQALLALEGAQAFLTRGTEDDDVPLGERTRRAWARRADLLLSIHNNALADGDDPFARPHGSAVFFYHPHSQALAAAVYGAYRRLGPLPGEGLRYGNLFVARAPQMPSVLTESAYLMFPAQEELLLDAASRRKFAAAMVEGLRSFLEAERRRQGPAGATPARAPQTKKPRREAR, encoded by the coding sequence GTGAACCTCCTCCTCCTGCTCTTCTGCGCCGCGGCGTCGGCGCAGACCCCGCCGCCCGCCGTCTCGACGGCGACGGCGGCCGAGACCGCGGCGGGCTCCCCCGCTCCGAAGAAGCCCGCCGTCCGCCGCCGGGCGGGCGCGAAAGCCGTCTCCGCGCAGAAGCCGGCGGCCAAGGAGCCGTCCCGGCCGACCGGGCCCTCGGTGATGGTGGTCTATCCGCCGGAAGGCCAGGTCCTCGACGGCGTGCGCGCGGCCTTCATCCTCGGCGCGGTGAACGCCCCCGAGCGCCCGTTCCGGGTCAACGGCGTCGCGGTCAAGCCGCATCCGAAAGGAGGCTTCCTCGCCTACGTCCCCGTCGAGCCCGGAGTCTTCACCTTCCGCTGCGAGCTGGACCTCCCCGGAGGGACGACGACCTGGACGCGCACGGTCCAGGTGCGGACCCCGGCGCCGCTCCCCCCCGTCGACCCGCCCGCCATCCTGCCCGAGACCGTGGAGCCCTCCGAGGACGTCGAGCTGCGCCCCGGGGACTGGCTCACGGTGCGCATGCGCGGCTCCCCGGGGCTCCTCGCCTCCTACACGATCCACGGGGTCGCCGGCGCGCTCCCCATGGCCGAGTCGAGACCCGGAGTCTACGAGGGCGCCTGGCAGGTCCGCGCCGGAGACCGCTTCCAGGAGTCGGAGGTCGTCATCACCCTCAAGGGAACGGCGAAATCCCCCGCCCGCGCGACGGCGCGCGGCCGCCTCACCGTGGCCCACCAGCCCCCCGGCGTCGTCGCGGTCCGCAGCGAAGGCATCGTCAACGTGCGGGGCGCGCCCGGACAGGGCTACATCCTCTTCCCCCCCACCGGGACCCGCTTCCTGGCCACCGGCCGGTCCGGCCGCGAGCTGCGCGTGCGCCTCTCGGAAGGCCTCTCGGGCTGGATCGACGAGCGCGCCTTCGAGTGGCTGCCGCCCGGCACCCCGCCGCCTCAGGCCGTGCTCGGCGACGTCTCGCTGGCCGGCGGCGAGGACTCCGCGACGGTCGTCCTCGACCTCTCGCAGAAGGTCCCCTTCCAGGTCGACGAGGACCCCGGCCTCTCCGAGATCCGCCTGCGCCTCTACTCGACGGTCCCGCACGTCAACTGGCTCGCCTACCGCGAGGACGACGCCTTCGTGCGCAGCGTGGACTGGACCCAGCCCGAGAACGACGTCGTCGAGCTGCGCGTGCGCCTCGGCGAGCGCGTCTGGGGCTACGACGCCTCCTGGAAGAGCGGCCAGCTGCGCCTGGAGCTGCGCCGGGCTCCGCGCATCGCCCCCGCGCCCTCCTCCGTGTTCAAGGGCCGCGTCATCGCCCTCGACCCGGGACACGGCCCCTCCGCGCCCGGCGCCGTCGGGCCGCGCGGGACCTGGGAGCAGGACGCCAACATGCGCCTCGCCCGCGACGTGCAGGCGCTCCTCGCGCTCGAGGGCGCGCAGGCCTTCCTCACGCGCGGGACCGAGGACGACGACGTCCCCCTCGGCGAGCGCACCCGCCGCGCCTGGGCCCGCCGGGCCGACCTCCTCCTGAGCATCCACAACAACGCGCTCGCCGACGGTGACGACCCCTTCGCCCGCCCGCACGGCTCCGCGGTCTTCTTCTACCACCCGCACAGCCAGGCGCTCGCCGCGGCCGTCTACGGCGCCTACCGCCGCCTGGGCCCGCTGCCCGGAGAGGGTCTGCGCTACGGGAACCTCTTCGTGGCGCGCGCGCCCCAGATGCCTTCGGTGCTGACGGAATCGGCCTACCTGATGTTCCCAGCGCAGGAGGAGCTCCTCCTCGACGCCGCCTCGCGCAGGAAGTTCGCGGCGGCGATGGTGGAGGGTCTGAGGAGCTTCCTCGAGGCCGAGCGCCGCCGTCAGGGCCCCGCGGGAGCGACCCCCGCGCGCGCACCCCAGACGAAGAAGCCCCGCAGGGAGGCCCGATGA